From the genome of Candidatus Paceibacterota bacterium, one region includes:
- a CDS encoding CorA family divalent cation transporter — protein sequence MITRYTYGEITWIDVDKPSREEIHILGEEFSLHPILRDDLLTASLRQKVDSYENCIYLILHFPVPHHERAHAIHEVDFIVGKNFLITTRYDALDPLHYFAKAFEVNAILEKNPPNEHAGFILFFMLRKLYESTSIALSLIGERIGHAEEKIFAGHEYHMVKELSLIQRDVLLYHRALRNHRSMLNSFANESVAFFGEDYRHWAHELTTEYLKVEEKLEDRKEMVVALRGTNDSLLAGKTSTAMRSLTTLSLPVFLATLTAGVFSMRPEFMPLVDHRFGFWLVLSIILTVGLMTGIALRYYRKHND from the coding sequence ATGATCACACGATATACATATGGTGAAATCACCTGGATAGATGTCGACAAACCTTCACGTGAAGAGATACATATACTCGGCGAAGAGTTTTCACTACACCCTATCTTGCGTGACGACCTCCTTACTGCCTCACTGAGGCAAAAAGTGGATAGCTATGAAAACTGTATCTACCTCATTCTCCACTTCCCAGTCCCTCACCATGAGCGTGCGCATGCAATTCACGAAGTCGACTTCATTGTTGGTAAGAATTTCCTTATCACGACACGCTATGACGCACTCGATCCATTGCACTACTTCGCAAAGGCGTTCGAAGTGAATGCAATCCTTGAGAAAAATCCACCAAATGAACACGCGGGTTTCATCCTCTTTTTCATGCTCCGAAAACTCTATGAATCAACTTCTATCGCACTTTCCTTGATTGGTGAGCGTATTGGGCATGCGGAGGAGAAAATCTTTGCTGGGCACGAATATCACATGGTCAAGGAACTATCTCTGATTCAACGTGATGTACTCCTCTATCATCGTGCCCTTCGTAACCACCGCAGCATGCTCAACTCCTTCGCGAATGAGTCAGTCGCCTTCTTTGGAGAAGATTATCGACATTGGGCGCACGAGCTCACTACAGAATATCTCAAAGTCGAGGAGAAGCTCGAAGACCGTAAGGAAATGGTTGTTGCACTCCGTGGCACAAATGACTCACTCCTTGCCGGCAAAACAAGCACAGCAATGCGCTCGCTGACCACGCTTTCTCTCCCTGTCTTTCTTGCAACACTCACCGCAGGAGTTTTCAGTATGAGGCCAGAGTTCATGCCGCTCGTCGATCATCGCTTTGGTTTTTGGCTTGTGCTCTCTATTATCCTCACTGTCGGACTCATGACCGGAATCGCACTCCGCTACTATCGAAAGCATAACGACTAA